A single genomic interval of Penicillium psychrofluorescens genome assembly, chromosome: 2 harbors:
- a CDS encoding uncharacterized protein (ID:PFLUO_003928-T1.cds;~source:funannotate) produces MTDTSSLAITHATTDSYPVTAPLESPAANGAVSDSVAPDEEEPYTIKCICQFDEDDGSTVFCEGCETWQHIVCYYPDKRVPDVHNCVNCEPRQLDSRRATDRQRQRRIREKSEDGDRKNRRSGAKSSQKKKINKEADVVNGFRSESSARDQPPSKKAKISHRASSSISALAGAPAFPPDSRKRRSSTSMAMSPTKFPGPAIPLYSNEFMHLYDEDDDHVNMDSNLFVNVSLVGDTALWLKDPNALAQRTGGHRPEEVFTWSDVAMNRSQWPTLTTETITDPNLEIDGRHPMWKILKTQNPIQEGQVVGEITGKVGHLRDYCLDPNNRWAELRHPEPFVFFHSHLPITIDSRHEGSILRYIRRSCKANATLKIFITNDVEYHFCFVAKENIPANSEITTMWYLEPQLSVSSDGLVKQESGDNATEAAAVRLSNALANFGGCACHPSQNCLLATLDRRRHPRSLDSRQANGKRKKAKTKSTASPLDTGRASTSRAGSETPKQQDEDDAGAESRSTSGSARGQPRSRDLTPSGAQDAATAASELSTRERRKIADAEKQFQQLEQGQGKKKKKRPSGPSAGSTPTAVTSSTQTGFFGSHRASGKSLQLDTGHSRSPTATLSPMGVARHPSPRKTSGNSTPLNRSPLVRPIYVDAAVQADVYEGDEPPSTPDNSRHKRGFVPMTVRLLKRYSTDRLRSEEIARQKLSSAGSDSVAPAESPSSITFNDKPDVAMADAEPSQGDVEMQDTSVMPESESPQSAKDYGKPPIPPPWPSTAAHNTRIPGMTTPDNRGNLRVSMPPPTLPPMPLSVSPGSASTASLASPTTFETSSPHSIGQPPLGSVAPTPTPAKKKLSLGDYLIRRGTMATTPTSEKSQAQANAIPAAQKSPSSPGSGSGPVAGADNAQQTTPTKSEPDDTDKNESSGSPDVSMKDATESTTYPPVPSVS; encoded by the coding sequence ATGACAGATACCTCCTCCCTCGCCATCACGCACGCCACCACGGATTCGTATCCGGTCACCGCTCCTCTGGAATCCCCTgccgccaacggcgccgTCTCTGACTCGGTCGCGcccgacgaagaagagcccTACACCATCAAATGCATCTGTCAGTttgacgaagatgatggtaGCACGGTATTCTGCGAAGGGTGCGAGACGTGGCAGCACATTGTATGCTACTACCCCGACAAGAGAGTGCCGGATGTGCACAACTGCGTCAACTGCGAGCCCCGGCAGCTGGACAGTCGGCGCGCGACCGAccggcagcggcagcggcggatTCGAGAGAAAAGTGAAGATGGTGATCGGAAGAACCGGCGGTCGGGTGCCAAGTCCTcccaaaagaagaagatcaacaaggaGGCCGACGTCGTGAATGGTTTCCGGAGCGAGTCGAGTGCTCGCGACCAGCCACCGAGCAAGAAGGCAAAGATCTCACATCGTGCGTCTTCATCCATCAGTGCTCTGGCTGGCGCTCCGGCCTTCCCGCCGGACTCGCGCAAGCGCCGttcctccacctccatggCGATGAGCCCGACCAAATTCCCTGGCCCCGCGATCCCCCTTTACTCGAACGAGTTCATGCACCTCtacgacgaagatgacgaccaTGTCAACATGGACAGCAATCTGTTTGTCAATGTGAGCCTAGTGGGGGACACTGCTTTGTGGTTGAAGGATCCAAACGCGTTGGCGCAGCGAACGGGTGGACATCGTCCCGAGGAGGTCTTCACCTGGTCTGACGTCGCAATGAACCGGTCACAGTGGCCCACCTTGACTACGGAGACCATCACAGATCCCAATCTTGAGATTGATGGCCGACACCCGATGTGGAAGATTCTCAAGACCCAAAATCCGATACAAGAAGGCCAGGTCGTGGGAGAGATCACTGGCAAGGTCGGCCATCTTCGCGACTACTGCCTCGACCCCAACAATCGATGGGCGGAATTGCGCCACCCGGAACCCTTTGTCTTCTTTCACTCCCACCTACCCATTACCATCGACAGCCGGCACGAAGGCAGCATCCTCCGCTACATCCGACGCTCCTGCAAGGCCAATGCCACCCTCAAGATCTTCATTACCAACGATGTGGAGTATCACTTTTGCTTCGTCGCCAAGGAGAACATCCCCGCGAACTCAGAAATCACTACCATGTGGTACCTGGAACCGCAACTGTCTGTGTCGTCGGATGGACTGGTGAAGCAGGAGTCTGGCGATAATGCAACCGAAGCCGCGGCCGTTCGTCTCAGCAATGCTCTAGCCAACTTCGGTGGCTGTGCATGCCACCCTTCACAAAACTGTCTACTCGCCACCCTGGATCGCCGGCGACACCCGAGATCCTTGGACTCGAGGCAAGCAAATGGCAAGCGAAAGAAGGCGAAAACCAAATCAACTGCCTCGCCACTCGATACGGGCCGAGCATCCACCAGCCGGGCAGGCAGCGAGACGCCCAAGCAAcaagatgaggatgatgcaGGCGCTGAGAGTCGTTCTACTTCTGGGTCTGCACGGGGTCAGCCTCGTAGCCGCGATCTCACTCCCAGTGGAGCTCAAGACGCAGCGACCGCTGCATCAGAGCTGTCTACTCGTGAGCGGCGCAAGATCGCAGATGCCGAGAAGCAGTtccagcagctggagcaAGGGCAgggcaagaaaaagaagaaacgTCCCAGCGGTCCATCGGCAGGGTCTACTCCCACTGCTGTCACCAGCTCAACGCAAACGGGATTCTTTGGGTCTCATCGTGCGTCAGGCAAGTCACTACAACTGGATACCGGCCATTCTCGCTCGCCCACCGCCACCCTTTCACCGATGGGTGTCGCTcgtcatccttctcctcgaaAGACATCTGGGAACAGCACGCCACTCAATCGTTCTCCTCTCGTCCGTCCGATATACGTGGATGCCGCCGTCCAAGCAGATGTGTACGAGGGTGATGAACCGCCCTCTACGCCGGATAACTCACGTCACAAGCGCGGTTTCGTTCCAATGACAGTCCGCCTCTTGAAGCGATACAGTACAGATCGTTTACGGTCTGAGGAGATTGCGCGGCAGAAGTTGTCGTCGGCTGGCTCTGACAGCGTGGCGCCAGCTGAATCTCCGTCATCGATCACCTTCAATGACAAACCCGATGTTGCCATGGCAGATGCGGAACCGTCGCAAGGCGATGTGGAGATGCAAGATACGTCGGTGATGCCTGAGTCGGAATCTCCCCAATCAGCGAAAGACTATGGCAAGCCACCGattccaccaccatggccctCTACTGCTGCACACAACACCCGGATTCCTGGGATGACCACCCCCGACAACCGTGGCAACTTGCGTGTTTCCATGCCTCCGCCAACACTTCCTCCCATGCCTCTTTCCGTCAGTCCTGGATCCGCCTCCACAGCGAGCCTTGCATCCCCCACCACCTTCGAAACGTCTTCCCCGCACTCTATCGGACAGCCACCACTCGGGTCTGTAGCTCCAACACCGACTCCcgccaagaagaaactcaGTCTTGGTGATTATCTGATTCGACGAGGCACGATGGCCACAACGCCCACCTCGGAAAAGTCCCAGGCCCAAGCCAACGCCATACCTGCGGCACAGAAatctccatcctcgccgGGTAGTGGTAGTGGGCCCGTCGCCGGTGCAGACAATGCACAACAGACCACGCCCACCAAGTCGGAGCCCGACGACACTGACAAGAACGAGTCTTCCGGCTCGCCCGATGTGTCCATGAAAGATGCTACGGAGTCGACGACATACCCTCCCGTCCCGTCCGTCTCCTGA